TGGCAAAATGGTTTCCTACAAACATCCCGATATTTGTTCCATTCCGCTTGAAGAAGCCGTTTCGGCCTATAATCATGTTCAGCCGGATGATCAGTTGTTGCACACCGCCCGCGGCCTGGGCATCAGCTTCGGCGATTAAGCCATTTCTGGAAATTACGATTCCTTCCCCGGCGCTTCACAAAGAGGGCCGGGGAATTTTTAATCTATTGTTCACTCGATTAAATGCTTTACAACCTTTGAAAAAATAAGACGCATCGCAAAAATCAGGCGGCAGTCTCAATGTAACTTTGATTGAATCGAGCGCAAGATTTTTTTAATCACAATCCTTTTTCGCTCAATCATTAAACCATTCAACCAGGCATGGATTTCCCGGGCTTGCCCTCACCCGATAAAGCGGGATTCGGAAAGACAGGCAGGTGAGCATTCAACCAATAATCGACCGGCAAATTTTGCATTCAGGCCGATTTATCTTAAATTACTTCTGTGTTTTGATCCGGAGTTTGCCAATGACACACGAGGATGTTTTTCAAGAAGTTCACAATCAGATTCCCCTTAATCGTAAGCTGACTCTTATTCATGAAAATTTGCAAAACTATCTTCCCTTTATTGATCGCATTGCCTTTGCTCTCTACGATTCCAAAACAGATATTTTGCGAACATTTCTGGTAAGCGAACCGCATGCGCATTCGCTTTGTCTTTACGAGTCGAAACTTTCCGAAGTCCCTTCTCTTTTAGCTCTCAAACATGAAAGAAGTCCGAGAATAATTGAAGATATCAGCAGGTTGTATGGTGATTCCAAAGAACATTCCCGACGAATAAAAGAGAGCGGCTACCGTTCCAGCTACACTCTGCCCATGTTTTCAGACGAGGCGTTGCTTGGTTTCATCTTTTTTAATTCCCGTCAGAAAAGTCCTTTTCAAGGCGCCGATCTGAATTTGCTGGATCTTTATGCGCATTTGATTTTTAGTCTGATATTGTTTGAACTCAATCAGACCAGGGTGTTGCTTTCTTCTTTGAAAACACTTAGTAAAATCATGCATTTTAAAGATCCTGAAACGGGCGCGCACCTGGAACGCATGGCGCATTTTTCACGGATCATCGCCGCCGGCCTGGCTGCTAAAGGGAAATACCGGATAGACGATGAGTTTATTCAATTTTTGTCAGCCTTTGCGCCGCTGCATGATATCGGCAAAATCGGCATTCCCGACGAAATTTTATTCAAACCGCAAAAACTCGAACCGCAGGAATTTCAGGTTATGAAGCAGCACACGCTAAAGGGCCGGGAGATTATCGATTTGATAATAAGCAATCTACAGGTCAAGCCAACGGCCTATGTGGAAATGCTGCGCCATATTCCCGAACTTCATCACGAAAAACTTAACGGCCGGGGCTATCCACACGGTTACGAGAAAGATCAAATTCCGCTGGAAGCGCAAATCATCGCCGTGGCCGATATTTTTGACGCCCTGACCAGCGATCGGCCGTACAAGAAAAAATGGACAAACGAGGAAGCTTTAATTTATTTAAAAAAACATCCCTCCGAATGGAGCGCGGAAATTGTGCAGGCGTTAGAAGATAATATGTCCAAAATTGTGGAAATTCAGCAAAAGTTTAAGGACAAAGAGTAAAAAAGAGAGGAGCGTTAATGGAATCTGTTCTCTTAAAACGACTATCCGCTGGCGATATTTTATTATGCGATGGCGCCATGGGAACCGAACTGCAAAAACGCGGCCTGAAACGAGGAGAATGCCCGGAACTGATGAATATCGAACAGCCGCAAATCGTACAATCCATTTATCGGGATTATTACGCGGCAGGCTCGGATATTGTAGAAACCAATAGTTTTGGCGGAACACGCAGCCGCCTGTCTCATTACGATTTGCAGGATCAGGCTTATCGCTTAAATAGAGAGGCCGCCCGCCTGGCAAAAGAGGTCTGCCCGGAAGGGCGTTTTGTGGCTGGCTCCATGGGCCCCACCGGCGCCATTCTGGAACCGTATGGAGAGCTGAGTGTGGATGAAGCCGTCGATCAATTTAAAGAACAGGCAGAAGCGCTGGCCGAAGGCGGCGTGGATATTTTTTTCATCGAAACGATGATTACCCTGGAAGAGATGGGCGCAGCCATCCAGGCGGTTAAATCGGTTAGCGATCTGCCCGTTGCAGCCACCTTTACGTTTGAATTAGGCCCCACGGGCATTCACACCAACTGGGGCGTGGATGTGCCCAGCGCCGTGCGCTTTTTGACAGAGCAGGGCGTGGATATTTTAGGCGCCAACTGCGGCGAAGGAATCGATGTCATTTTGCGCA
This sequence is a window from Caldithrix abyssi DSM 13497. Protein-coding genes within it:
- a CDS encoding HD-GYP domain-containing protein; translated protein: MTHEDVFQEVHNQIPLNRKLTLIHENLQNYLPFIDRIAFALYDSKTDILRTFLVSEPHAHSLCLYESKLSEVPSLLALKHERSPRIIEDISRLYGDSKEHSRRIKESGYRSSYTLPMFSDEALLGFIFFNSRQKSPFQGADLNLLDLYAHLIFSLILFELNQTRVLLSSLKTLSKIMHFKDPETGAHLERMAHFSRIIAAGLAAKGKYRIDDEFIQFLSAFAPLHDIGKIGIPDEILFKPQKLEPQEFQVMKQHTLKGREIIDLIISNLQVKPTAYVEMLRHIPELHHEKLNGRGYPHGYEKDQIPLEAQIIAVADIFDALTSDRPYKKKWTNEEALIYLKKHPSEWSAEIVQALEDNMSKIVEIQQKFKDKE
- a CDS encoding homocysteine S-methyltransferase family protein, which produces MESVLLKRLSAGDILLCDGAMGTELQKRGLKRGECPELMNIEQPQIVQSIYRDYYAAGSDIVETNSFGGTRSRLSHYDLQDQAYRLNREAARLAKEVCPEGRFVAGSMGPTGAILEPYGELSVDEAVDQFKEQAEALAEGGVDIFFIETMITLEEMGAAIQAVKSVSDLPVAATFTFELGPTGIHTNWGVDVPSAVRFLTEQGVDILGANCGEGIDVILRTVQEMRKLTDLPILAQPNAGLPEIKNEVIVYHETPEAMREKIKELLALQINILGGCCGTSASHIKMMRELIDGKGQ